From a single Nocardioides panacis genomic region:
- a CDS encoding DNA polymerase ligase N-terminal domain-containing protein codes for MSDHTVRRPAFVLHEHHKPRHHFDPRLEEGGVLRSWALPKGVPTSPSQDRLAVAVGDHDLDHLAYEDADKSVADTGWWQDEDRTERRMLFVLHGREGAVRYALIDTGRDWLLHRTKDQPPE; via the coding sequence GTGAGCGACCACACCGTCCGGCGGCCCGCGTTCGTGCTGCACGAGCACCACAAGCCGCGGCACCACTTCGACCCGCGGCTCGAGGAGGGTGGCGTGCTGCGCTCCTGGGCGCTGCCCAAGGGGGTGCCGACCAGCCCGAGCCAGGACCGGCTCGCCGTCGCGGTCGGCGACCACGACCTGGACCACCTCGCCTACGAGGACGCCGACAAGTCGGTGGCCGACACGGGCTGGTGGCAGGACGAGGACCGCACCGAGCGGCGGATGCTGTTCGTGCTGCACGGCCGCGAGGGCGCGGTCCGCTACGCGCTGATCGACACCGGCCGGGACTGGCTGCTGCACCGGACCAAGGACCAGCCGCCGGAGTGA